The Clostridia bacterium genome contains the following window.
TCGGAGATGTAGACGTGGACACGCTCGCACAAATAATTCGAACGAAGCGCGACCCCGCTTTTGTACCCAAAGCTGTACTTTTGTGGGCAGAATCCGGGGGATGGCGCACTGCTGAGTCGCGGCTTAAGCAGCTCGTAATACCGCTCGCGCCCATACTTTCTAGTTCAGACTTAGACAAGATTGCGGACGCATTCAGCAGTAACTCCGAAATTTCAGATGCTGCAGGTACAGCAGACGGTCTCTTGGAGCTTCTTGAGAATTCCCAAAATCCCAAACAAGCTGAGGCTGCGTGGGCACAAATCTACAACATGCTGAACAATCATGAATATTATGCGGAGGGCCGTGGAGCAAATCTCAGGGAGGCATTGGAGACGCGCTTTGGATTCACATCTGCCAGTGAATAGTTCTTGAGCGGAGCAGAAGAGTGTGGGGCATCCTTGAGCACAACGTCGGTCACGCTTCTATGGTGGGAATAGAATGTTCTAGGAGTTCTTGCTTGAGAGCCGAAGCGTACTGCTGAACCCGCAGAATTTCAATCCGAGAGCCCTTTGTCACCCCTGCGCCACTCTCCACGCCTTCGCCAGCCTCCGTGCATCCTCCGCCTTTCCCGCTTCGGTTTTGCCCAAATCTGAATACGGGTGGCTGGTCAGCATGAACGTTAGTCTCAGACCACGCCAATTGCCCTGCTGAACTGCTTCATCCTCTGACATCGCGTTCAAATCTCGCGCTGTCCATTTCGCGAGCGACGGAATGATGGGCTGCGGCAGGTCGGCGCAGACCGCGTCCTTTGGTTTCGGCCCAAGCACCACGATTAGTCGCGGCTTCATCGTTTCGATCCGAAATTCGAGGAATTCACGGCAGAAGGCCGCGAACGCGCGATGCCCATTCCAGTTCATAGAGTCCAATGCTTTGTTCGTCGTGCGCAATCCGAGAATCGCGTTTGTGTAGAACCCAACATTGCCGGGGATGTCTGTTTTCGCGAGCCGTTGTTTGAGATTCCTCCACGTTGGCGGATTCTCGTAACCTCTGGTCAGAGTCGTCTCATAGCTTTGCAGCGTACCGAAATCGTTGCCGAGAAACATGATTCCGCCAATCGGCATCGGGGACTTCGATGGCGCGGTCAGCTCGGTGTCGTCACGCCACAGGCCATCTCCACCGGGGAAGAATCCTTGGCCGGTCAATTTCCCGGGGAACGGAGCCATGCCTTCGGGGTACGGCTTCCCGTTGAAAGGACACTCCCCTTCCATCTGACGGATGCGTTCCCAGAGCAAATTCACATGATTGTCGATGGCGCGAATAGGGCCGTTCATTTCATGTCCCAGCGGTTTGGTTTTGACTGCGAGCCAAAGCGTATAGGCCACGCACATGGATTGCAATCATTGAGAAGGACATTGAGGAGTTGATTTTCCTGAGCGGTCTGAGTGGATTGAGCCGGTCATGGCTACGACAAAATGTTGGTGAACGTATGCAGACCCTCCGGCGGGAACAAAGGGAGGATTGCGTTTTTCGACCTGTGTATTATTCTGAGTTGCGCTTCATCAAACATGCAGCGGACATTCCGCCCTTAACCAGATGACAATGCCAGAACCGGGCTTTATATACGTATTGATTAACGCATCTATGCCGAATCTGCTAAAAGTAGGCAGGACAACCCGACCACCGGAAGAACGAGTACGCGAGTTGAATGTGACAGCGGTTCCTACTCCTTTCATCTTGGCGTACAAGGCTTTCGTAAGAGATTCTGCCCGAGCCGAGCAGTTTGTTCACACATATCTTGGAACGAAGGGCTATCGAGTGTCGCAGCAGCGGGAGTTTTTTAATGCGCCAATGGACATGGTCGTAGACGCAATTCGGGAAGCCCAACGACAGCACAACTGTGCTCTTGACCAAGACGGACGCGTTTACGAATCGGTTGAAAAGACGGGGTTTGAGTGTACTGAGGGAGACGAGCCGTGGGCGGCTGTTCTACGACAAGCCGACAATTTTCTATACGGATTCAATGGAGAGGTTGAGGACCGTAAGCACGCCTATGAATTATTCGTTCAAGCGGCAAGATTAGGAGCGCCAGAAGCCTATGTCGAGCTAGCTCAATTGCATAGAAATGGATATAAGGGCAGCGAGAGCACAACCGGAGCTATCCAATGGCTTCGTAAGGGAGCTGATGCTGGCAACCGGTGGTGCTGGGTAGAACTCGCAGACATATATCTCTCCAAATCACCAGGCCACATTGAAAATGCTCGTAAGTGCTTCAGACGATTCTTTGCAAAGGCTGATATCTCGACCATCGATGATAGCCAAGAACGAACATTCTTTTTCCAGCTGAAAGAGTACTGCCGTCTTGCCAATCCCGGAGACTTCGATTTTGCGGAGGATTCGACAGCAATTCAGGAAGCAGCTGAGGCGCTTCTACAACGAATCGCACAACAGACGGAGCCAGCCGAAACGGAATCTAAAGCTGGCGCGGTCATGCAACTGCTAGATTCCTTTAAGCGGCGAACCACGCAGGTGGTCTGTGCCTCGAGAACATCAATATCGCTGCAAATACCCTCAGAGAACAATTCAAGACACCAAAACAACGGAGAAAAAGGCTTCTGGAAATCCCTATTCGGGGTCAAATTCTAATAGGCGAGTGTTCGTGTGTATTTGGTTGACGCGTTTAGTTGCTGCTCCGTGGCGGAAACCTTGCTTTGAGGGACCTTCTCATCCCAAATCTTCTTGTTCGTGGGACATTCCTCGTTGGAGCACTGCCATGCTCCACGGTAGAAGCCTCCTCCGGGTTTGAAGACTCGTTTATGACGGGAGCCGCAGGAACGGCTTTCCATCGAGCCTGTGTGTGGGTCAATCAGTTCATCGCTTTCGTTGCCATTTAAATCTCCATTATTGCTCGTTTGAATTGCTGGTTTTCGAACTCTTCTGAGCTACCGCCGTATCGGTGCTACCCCAAATCAACGCCTCGATTCCTTCTACTGCTGCTGCCCTCTGTTCCCACCACGAACCCGTGTAGATGTTCTGCGTTACATCCACTTCGGAATGCCCCATGTTGTCGCGGGTCACTTCTGGGCTTGCACCTGTACGCATCGAAAGGCTCGAATGCAGGTGCCGAAGGTTGTGGAACGTGCAACGGGGCAAGTTCAACTCCCTGAGCGTTGGCTTGAGTTGGCGATTGAGCATGTTGCGCCTGCTAATGGGCGAGCCATTACGGGCACAGAACACGAGGTCATCCGGTTTGCGCCGTTTTGTGAGCTTCCAGGCTGTTTCGAACCACTTCTTCATAGCGCCATTCAATGGCACATCGCGGTCACCCGATTCGGTTTTCGTATCATCAAACTCGCCTTCATAGACACGTTCCCGAATTTCGATGCGGTCTTTCAAAATCCTTTTCCAGCGCAGTGCTGCAACTTCACCGAAGCGAAGTGAGCCGTTCACCATGAGGGTGACGAGAGCATTTGTTGGCCACGGCAAGGCTTCAATCAAACTGCGAATTTCGGCTGGCGCAAGCATCGTGCGCTGCTGCTTATTGCGCGATATGCGGGGTAGGCGAACCCCGACGGCGGGGTTGTCCCCCAGCAAGCTCCAGCGTTTGCCTTCGTTGAGAATGGCGCGGAAACAAGCGTGGAGGTTCTTGACCGTCTTGGGTGCCAGCTTCTTCCTCGCGTTGATGAAATCCTGAACCTTGATGCGCCGGATTTTGGTAATGCGTGTGGCACCGAATTCTGGAATGAGGTACGTTTCCAGAAAGAACTCGTAGTGCAAGCGCGTGGAGTTCTTCAGATGGGGCAGCACCTTGTCCCTGTACAGCTTCACCAACGATGCGAACGTATCCCCATCCGTAGAACAGAACTTCGGTGAATTGTTGCGTTCGTTAACCTGCTCCATGAATTCATCGGCACGTTTTTGGGCCTCGCGCTTGGTGGGCACGTACTTCTTCGACCACTTCTTCCCGCGTTTGGTGCGCGGAGTGGTGGTGTAATCCCAATAGTCGATGCGCCACTTATCCCCGAATTCTTTAACTTTCACATCCTGATAGCGTTCCCTCAACCAATGCCTCCTCGACTTGAGGAGAGGACCGGTAACAGTGAAATCAGAGAAATTCAAGCTGTTTGCCCCAAGTTCGCTCACGCCGCGTGGCCTCCACAGGTACGCACGAATGAACGCAATTCACCGCAACGGCAGCGCACGTAACGCCCAACATGGAACAGGGGGAGGTCGGCCTTGTGCTGGTAAACCCAGCTTGCAGGGACGCGGAGCAGGTACGCGATTTCTGGAGGGGTGAAGATGAAATCGCACGAGCCGTCACCCGTGTAATTGTGCTGAATAGAAATTGGTGCGTCTTTCGCCATCGAATCCCGAAACTTCTTAGCCCGTATTCTCCAGCCCGGACTAGGCCGAAGTTCGGGGCTTTGTTCTTATCGAAATCATCACGTGCTCCTTGAGAAAATTCGAACTGGAGCTGAGCGTTGCACTTCTGCTGCTCAGCTCCTATTGCTTTCTGTTGATATGTGTTCGCCAGCGATTATTGAATACCTAACAAGTGCTCTGGTATTTCGGCTGAAACAATGTCCGCGACGATGGAACCCGAATTGTTTGAGACACGCACGGTGAAGAAGGCATCGTCCGTCACTTCAAACAAATTGCCCTGCTTCACCCGATACGTGACTACCCGACCCGGTAACGTCAACTCGACAGAACCGACTTGGGAATTCGTCACGCTGCGCAGAGTCGCGACATCAGCGTGGGTCACTTCCAGAGATTTCAGGCCGACGTGACCGTCTTTTGCCCTATCATTCAGTGCTTTGGTCGCTGCTGGCGCGATTACTTCATCAATAACGGCTAATACTTGAGTCCCTGCAGCATAGCGGGGGTGGAGTTTCCCCATTTTAGTGGGGGAGCCGGCATTGAACCAATTCCTCTCCAGTTTCCGGATTTGCGGCATTGGAAACTTGCCATTACGCACTGAAACTATTCCTAAGTACGCGACCCATTCGTAGTTCTCTAGTAGGGTGTCGGTCAAATCCCGCAGGTCAGTACTTTCCTGCATGGGGA
Protein-coding sequences here:
- a CDS encoding GIY-YIG nuclease family protein, with the protein product MPEPGFIYVLINASMPNLLKVGRTTRPPEERVRELNVTAVPTPFILAYKAFVRDSARAEQFVHTYLGTKGYRVSQQREFFNAPMDMVVDAIREAQRQHNCALDQDGRVYESVEKTGFECTEGDEPWAAVLRQADNFLYGFNGEVEDRKHAYELFVQAARLGAPEAYVELAQLHRNGYKGSESTTGAIQWLRKGADAGNRWCWVELADIYLSKSPGHIENARKCFRRFFAKADISTIDDSQERTFFFQLKEYCRLANPGDFDFAEDSTAIQEAAEALLQRIAQQTEPAETESKAGAVMQLLDSFKRRTTQVVCASRTSISLQIPSENNSRHQNNGEKGFWKSLFGVKF
- a CDS encoding tyrosine-type recombinase/integrase, translated to MKVKEFGDKWRIDYWDYTTTPRTKRGKKWSKKYVPTKREAQKRADEFMEQVNERNNSPKFCSTDGDTFASLVKLYRDKVLPHLKNSTRLHYEFFLETYLIPEFGATRITKIRRIKVQDFINARKKLAPKTVKNLHACFRAILNEGKRWSLLGDNPAVGVRLPRISRNKQQRTMLAPAEIRSLIEALPWPTNALVTLMVNGSLRFGEVAALRWKRILKDRIEIRERVYEGEFDDTKTESGDRDVPLNGAMKKWFETAWKLTKRRKPDDLVFCARNGSPISRRNMLNRQLKPTLRELNLPRCTFHNLRHLHSSLSMRTGASPEVTRDNMGHSEVDVTQNIYTGSWWEQRAAAVEGIEALIWGSTDTAVAQKSSKTSNSNEQ